tattattattattattatcatcataataatatcatcattattattatcattattattattattattattattattatcattattattattatcattattatcatgattattatcattatcattattattattattgttattattattatcattatcattatcattatcattatcattatcattatcattattattattatcatcactTTCATCAATTTCACAATAGAAATGCTCCATTATTACCTAACAAAATATCACTTTATCACGCATCTTATTCTAATGCTCCATTATTACCCAACAAAATATCACTTTATCATGCATCTTATTCTAACTTTGCCTACAAAAtgttgtcaattttaatttatggtattatattttcaaaaggGTTAAATTGTTAGAAGCATGATCACATGtcaaacatatttatatttagatcATATCTAAATATTAGCCAAGGATAAGAacataaagggaaaaaaaagaaaaagaaaagaaacttcttGTCGTTCTAGTCCAATTATGAAGAAAGTAACTATAACGATCATAGATTCAATCTCATATCAAGTGTATCCAAATTTTAAAACATGCTTAAAACTTTCCTTTGAAAAAATCCGGTGCGAGTTTTAAAGTGAAGAAAgcgtaaataaaattttaaccCCCATCTTGCAATTCATATTATAGTCTAAaaagcccaaagaaaaaaagtaaaaatcaacgATGTTTAACTTTATAAACCTACAAACTTATTCCAGAGAACCACTCACAATGTCAAAATCGGCTagataattagattaaattttaattttcaactttgaaataaAGTTTCCCTCAAACTATTTGATAAGAATATGCAATTAATAGTGTATTCATAAGCCATCATAACTAGAATTTTCTAACCTTCTATATATCTTTTGTGATTAAAATAatatcataaattaaaattaacaatctTGTTTAGACAATATAATAATAGGATAAATGatattaaaatatctttttggATGTAAACTGACATTTATATTGTGAAATTGATAAGATTAGGGAGATGATAAAAATTTAGGCAGTTTTGCAGGTTATAATATATAAAGAAACAATAATTTGGAGGGGgttattttgattagaaattaacTTGTTATGCACATCATGATTTAGATATTAATTGTATACATTAATGTAGTCCCTATCCCTTAACTTTTTATGAGTAAGATCTTTGAATGATATGCTTTTTGCCGTATTAGTCCATCCATCAGTAGATTAACAAAAATACCTCGAGCCATCTTGGTGTCTTTGACTTTGTGAGATGATGGATCAACCGAGGAAGGGATACCTAAAAAGGGAATAGATAGAATGAACACTATGAAAATAGAGTTGCTCTAATTGTGGATATCTAACAAAAGAAGTGCAAAAAGTACCTACATTGGTAAATaaacttttcccaaaaattgagtCGAGCTCCACTGCGGTAGTAAGACTTCACTTGTACTAAGTCTTTTGACAGGCCATGGTTTTCGCTCTCATCAAATTTCCTCAAGTTGGGGTGTTTGTTAGCTAAATCCAAGAGTATGTCTTTTGGGacacaagaacaaaaaaaattcatgcaaGTAGATAGTGAAGGAAATCAGATAAGATGAGTGAGTGTGAAATCCTACCCAAATGGCCAGCCTTAATAAGGGCAAGCACGAGATCATTCTCTGGTTTGGATTTCATATGTTTGGCTAGGTACCAGATAACCTCCTTTTGCTTAGGAGCTTTTCCAGTAGCGATTGACAAGGCAACTTCTACACCTGATTTACCAACTTTGTCAAGATCATCTACTAATTCCTTTACCCTTCTTATTTTTCCCGTCCGAGCAGCATGGTAGAGGGCACCCTCTAATATGGGAGCTTTATTTTTCGCAGGGACGCGCTTAACCAGGTTTTCCATAAATTGATCTTGTCCGGCCGTAACCGCAATATCGCTCACAGTAGCTTGACGAGTTCCTGAGGTCAAAATTGTGGCCGTGATTGCTTCGGGATCATGATCGAGGATTTCCTCGGCACCTTTCCAATCACCTTTTACTGCGGCTTCAAACAATGGTCGATACCTCACATTGACCTCCGGTTTTGGCTTAACTGCAAATATTGAACTTTAAGAGTCCTCAGATTTCGCACTTCTTGTTTTTAAGGTCAAGTGAAAGTGCAAAAACTTCCGATGAAATGCCAATCCAGATCAAGGGACGGTCGTTACTTAACAGGCCTGTTTCCATAAGCGTCTTCATTTACTCTTTGGAAGTCAGTTCGttcgttctttctttctttatttctttctttttggggaggggggtttctcaattaaaattaaagatattattatgattttaaaattatggaaagatcatattttaacttttttgtcaGCATTTGTCTCCGTGAATTTAAAATATtccgaattaaaaaaaaagagtaaaaatgcAAGAAACATAAGATttatggaaaaggaaaaattaaaagttaaaattgaCAAACCTTTAGTTGTTTTGCAAACATCTTAAGAAGCTTTATCACTTGATGTGTCTTTTGAAATCGAGTCCACGAGAATCTCTTTGTTACCCAAAAGATAAATGAACATACATAACCTTGGAAATATTAATTACCCATCGTATGCTATAGGTCATCTGTTCATGACTCGTATCAAGCTCATTCGTTGCATGGAATTTTTTGTATTAAACTTAGATAGTAAACttctaaacaaaaaattaaacgTTATAATGAAAAGATATCcggaatattttttttcgagATAGGTATAGTGTCGCGAATGAGTTTTCTCGTTGCCATTGGTCTTATCCACAATATCATTCATAATTGATGAGCATGATCTTTTACTCtttcaaagtaaaaataaaataaataaataaattgggctTTCTTAGTGataattcaagatattatttgaattttgaaaattatgatgATTATATTTGAATTCATACTTTAACATTTATATGCTATGAATTTTTAATGCTTTGGAGCAAAATAAAATTCAGCCAACACaagatttatgaaaaatgagaacCTAAGACTTCGAAGTGGCACACCTTCAGTTGGTCCATGACCGCCCTGAGAAGCTTCACCAGATGTTGTGCCTTTTGAATCAACGTCTAAGTGAACCTCTTTATATCAAAAGGAGAGAATAAGAACATCAGTAGTGTTATAATTTTCGTACGATACTCACTTAAGGgctatgatattttttttttttatcatttgagtgccatgactttttttttaatcatttgagGGTCATATtggtaaaaaaatcatttacttgAGTGCCTATTCCcgcaattcatttattttggtAGAAAGAGAATTGCGCAACATATATCAACTTAtgggtataaaaaaaaacatatatcaACTTATTATGAACGACTTAGATAAATCCTGTCTAATCAACAGAGAAAGCAACGGCCCACTTGGCAACAGCGTACATCGCTCTGCTTCATCAAGAGAAGTTTGTATTTCTGAAGGATTAGTTTCTTGTCGGAGTCCACGTCCACACAAACATCTTATATAATAGAAGGAAGAAAACCGGAGTTAACGCAAAACGCCTTTCTAAAACTATTCGTCCAATTTAGGGGGGGCGGAACGAAAGAGATGAATAGTCACTCtagaatctaaaaaaaaattaaaatttttcgtGCATTTTTAGTTCGTGGGAATCAAAATTTTTCCGCCTCCATAATTAGTTCCATTTGAATGAGCCGCCAAACTAGataaaggaaacaaagaaattataagACCACATCGCCCATGCCATAAATTTTTCGGGGCTGAAAATTGAAGGAGTATGTACCTGGTGGTGGCCCTGCAGAGTTCGAATTTCCCTGTATTTCACTTGGTTCCGGTGCCATTGGGCCGCTCTCTCGTCGCAGTCTTTCAATAGCAAAGTAAACGGAGGATGCAAAAATGGGTAAGATATTCAATTGCCAAAGAATTTTAGTCTCCATAAGTGGAGttcattctttcctttttacaGAAGTACCTCCCCTAATGTAaagcatattcttcttctttttcacattAAAGTGGTTGGATTACTTGAGTGTAAAATGAATTATCACTGGGATTATAAACTAAACCTATACGATGGCAACAAGCTCAGGCTTTAGGActgtgtcgcgacctaccctcgaggGGAGGGAATAGATTtaagggtattgcctaaaggcccatgattaggcgcggactctcctaagcccatacctcgTATGAGGTTGGGGTGTTCTAAAGAATTTCGCaaaaatgagtcgccactaacctattagagtcagctagaaaccaagtgaggtatggaaATATACCTCACTTTTTACgtaaccagagaatctaggatcaaggacttgattacactaattaaccaattaatgctcttttggtacctaattttattcattttaaaagaaattatttttgttaggcagtttggattgattttatacttatccactaacatatgaggtgatcatgcgggtgcacaatcattaaagtaacaatcatagctaccaagatcctaattatAGTAAAATTAACATATGCCACTGAGTAATTGCAAACATAGTTAAACAAGTaaaataaacatgcaatatGAGCAATTAAAGGCTTAAATACACTATAAAAGCAATACATGGCAATTCCTAATCAAAAcctgcattttttggatttttgaaatttttttatttttttaaatatttttttatattttaaaaattaaaaaaaaaattaaaagggtgCTGGACCGGGTCGGGTCCGGCTAGGGGCGGGCCAGTTGGCCCGCTCCGAAAAGAGACTAGGCCCGGCAAGAGGTGGCCGGGCCATCTCTCAAATGGGGTTGGGCCCGTCGAAAGGCCCGACCCCCTTCGCAGAAGAGACTCCCCCTCGCAGGCCCACGGCCCATATTGACCCCGGGCTGTTGGCCTGCGGGGCGGAGGAGATCGAGCGGGCCAGATCGCGAATCTGGCCCAGCTCGGCCAGCGGTCCCTGGCAGCGACTGCTCAATCGTGACCagggaggtcgcgacggcgtgcTGCCAGCGGAGGTCCTCCGAGGAAGGCGGCGGCGCCGGTCGGGGCTCCGCCGGAAGTGGCGAGGCGCCGGTCGGGGCTCCGCCGGAAGTGGCGAGGCGCCGGTCGGGGCTCCGCCGGAAGTGGCGAGGCGCCGGTCGAAGGCTCCGCCGGCTCGCGACCCCGTTCAGCGGCTGTTCGGCCGCAACGGAGGAGAAGGCAGCTACGAAGGGCACAGGCGGCCTCCGGATGGAGCCGCGACGGCGTCGCCTCGGTCTGGCGGGACGCAGTCCGGCTTCCGGGCAAACGACGGCGGCCTTCCGTGGCCGAAAATCCTAGCTGGGCTCTACACGGAGGAGTCGGGGAGGCGGAGCTCACTCGGGCAATTCGTCGAGTAGGCGGCATGCGCGCGCGAATCGGGGCAGTTTCGGCTCGGCCGAGGCCCGAGCACCGGTCACAAACCTCGAGGAAATACGCCAGAACATCAAAAACAATCGTGGAGGACTAGTGGTGGCCGGAGATCCCCCGAAATGGACGGAACGAGCTCCGGCCAGCTCGACTTCAAAAGCTGCACGCCGAGTGTTCGATAAACGGTTTACCTGGGTTCCGGCGGGAATGGAGGCTCGAAGacgcgtcggcggcggcggaggcggtggcTAGTTCTCGCCTCtactcctgctcctcctccctgcccctcttcttttttcttccgtTCTTCTTTGTGTTCCTTCCTGCTTCTCTGTTCCTTGCTTTTCTTGCAGGTCGCGTGGAAAGGACGCCGAGGGGAAGGAAAACAGCTGGGCCGGGCCCCCgcacaagagagagaaaaaggcgggccgggccaaggccggatTCGGCCTGACCCGGCCGTAAGcattttttctctatttttttttgttgttgttgttttttcgttttttttttcttttttcgttttttgtttttttagtgactaattcctaattttgtatgcgACTGaatcataaataaaatagtaaaatttaggtgtcaacatgctGTAGATCATAAGGTTCACCCTAGTGTAGTGGTCGAATCATTACATTAAGGTGatttaggctgcgtttgtttgccACTTGTTtatgttcccaagaacaaaaaaggaacagaaacgcgtttgggtgcgtttttgttccaaaattgtttttttgttcctagaaacacatctggaacagaaacaagaaaaaaaagttgttttttgtttccggaacacattttagaaacactttcttttcttctctatttttcttcttcttttcttcttttttctttcttttttctttggtcggttgCCGGCCCTTGGCGAAGCTTGggctcgccttggctgggtgagctcgagctcacccagcaAGGCGAGCccgacctcgcgccgggctgggcaagctcgatctcgcccagatccggcaaggccgagctcacccagccaaggcgaggtcgagccttgcccagctacgacgaggctcagcc
This genomic stretch from Eucalyptus grandis isolate ANBG69807.140 chromosome 3, ASM1654582v1, whole genome shotgun sequence harbors:
- the LOC120292029 gene encoding uncharacterized protein LOC120292029, which gives rise to MYAVAKWAVAFSVHLDVDSKGTTSGEASQGGHGPTEVKPKPEVNVRYRPLFEAAVKGDWKGAEEILDHDPEAITATILTSGTRQATVSDIAVTAGQDQFMENLVKRVPAKNKAPILEGALYHAARTGKIRRVKELVDDLDKVGKSGVEVALSIATGKAPKQKEVIWYLAKHMKSKPENDLVLALIKAGHLDILLDLANKHPNLRKFDESENHGLSKDLVQVKSYYRSGARLNFWEKFIYQCIPSSVDPSSHKVKDTKMARGIFVNLLMDGLIRQKAYHSKILLIKS